A single region of the Triticum dicoccoides isolate Atlit2015 ecotype Zavitan chromosome 2B, WEW_v2.0, whole genome shotgun sequence genome encodes:
- the LOC119368029 gene encoding putative germin-like protein 2-1 isoform X1 yields the protein MAAKFFLIALLALSFSRARAPDPSQLQDFCVADRTSQVFVNGFACKDPKAAEVEDFFFSGLHMSGNTSNKQGSAVTAVNVAHIAGLNTLGISLARVDYARYGQNPPHIHPRASEILTVVEGSLYVGFVTSNPENKLFSKVLNKGDVFVFPQGLIHFQYNCGTKKAIAIAALSSKNPGVITITNAVFGSKPSISDDIIAKAFQVDKKIVDHIQAQF from the exons ATGGCGGCAAAGTTCTTCCTCATTGCCCTTCTGGCTCTGTCATTTTCCCGTGCTCGTGCCCCGGACCCGAGCCAGCTCCAGGATTTCTGCGTCGCTGACAGGACATCCCAAG TTTTTGTCAATGGATTTGCCTGCAAGGACccgaaggctgcagaggtagaagacTTCTTCTTCTCTGGCCTTCACATGTCCGGGAACACGAGCAACAAGCAAGGCTCCGCTGTAACGGCGGTTAATGTGGCGCATATTGCTGGGCTGAACACTTTGGGCATCTCCTTGGCTCGGGTTGATTATGCTCGATATGGTCAAAACCCACCCCACATCCACCCCCGTGCATCTGAGATCCTGACGGTGGTAGAAGGCTCACTCTATGTTGGTTTCGTGACCTCGAACCCCGAGAACAAGTTGTTCTCAAAAGTTCTTAACAAAGGGGATGTTTTTGTGTTTCCACAAGGGCTAATTCACTTTCAGTACAACTGCGGAACCAAAAAAGCTATAGCCATTGCGGCGCTGAGCAGCAAGAACCCTGGAGTGATCACCATAACCAATGCGGTGTTTGGATCCAAGCCGTCCATCTCAGATGATATCATTGCCAAAGCCTTCCAGGTGGACAAGAAGATTGTTGACCATATTCAAGCTCAGTTCTAA
- the LOC119368029 gene encoding putative germin-like protein 2-1 isoform X2 — protein MAAKFFLIALLALSFSRARAPDPSQLQDFCVADRTSQVFVNGFACKDPKAAEVEDFFFSGLHMSGNTSNKQGSAVTAVNVAHIAGLNTLGISLARVDYARYGQNPPHIHPRASEGLIHFQYNCGTKKAIAIAALSSKNPGVITITNAVFGSKPSISDDIIAKAFQVDKKIVDHIQAQF, from the exons ATGGCGGCAAAGTTCTTCCTCATTGCCCTTCTGGCTCTGTCATTTTCCCGTGCTCGTGCCCCGGACCCGAGCCAGCTCCAGGATTTCTGCGTCGCTGACAGGACATCCCAAG TTTTTGTCAATGGATTTGCCTGCAAGGACccgaaggctgcagaggtagaagacTTCTTCTTCTCTGGCCTTCACATGTCCGGGAACACGAGCAACAAGCAAGGCTCCGCTGTAACGGCGGTTAATGTGGCGCATATTGCTGGGCTGAACACTTTGGGCATCTCCTTGGCTCGGGTTGATTATGCTCGATATGGTCAAAACCCACCCCACATCCACCCCCGTGCATCTG AAGGGCTAATTCACTTTCAGTACAACTGCGGAACCAAAAAAGCTATAGCCATTGCGGCGCTGAGCAGCAAGAACCCTGGAGTGATCACCATAACCAATGCGGTGTTTGGATCCAAGCCGTCCATCTCAGATGATATCATTGCCAAAGCCTTCCAGGTGGACAAGAAGATTGTTGACCATATTCAAGCTCAGTTCTAA
- the LOC119364893 gene encoding DEAD-box ATP-dependent RNA helicase 6 encodes MDQRARYPPGIGNGRGGNPNYYGRGPPPTQQHQHQQPPPQQQQAQGQRQSQHSQHHSQQLQHQQWLRRNQTAGEAAAGAARASDHHAPAAAGDADLSSQDWKAQLKLPPPDTRYQTEDVTATKGNEFEDYFLKRELLMGIYEKGFEKPSPIQEESIPIALTGSDILARAKNGTGKTAAFCIPALEKIDQDKNAIQVVILVPTRELALQTSQVCKELGKHLKIQVMVTTGGTSLKDDIVRLYQPVHLLVGTPGRVLDLTKKGICILKDCSMLIMDEADKLLSPEFQPSVEQLIRYLPSSRQIFMFSATFPVTVKAFKDKYLPKPYVINLMDELTLKGITQFYAFVEERQKVHCLNTLFSKLQINQSIIFCNSVNRVELLAKKITELGYSCFYIHAKMLQDHRNRVFHDFRNGACRNLVCTDLFTRGIDIQAVNVVINFDFPKTAETYLHRVGRSGRFGHLGLAVNLITYEDRFNLYRIEQELGTEIKPIPPQIDRTIYCQ; translated from the exons ATGGATCAGCGGGCGAGGTATCCTCCCGGCATCGGCAACGGCCGCGGCGGGAATCCTAACTATTACGGCCGTGGCCCGCCGCCGACGCAGCAGCATCAGCAtcagcagccgccgccgcagcagcagcagGCGCAGGGGCAGCGGCAGTCGCAGCACTCGCAGCACCACAGCCAGCAGCTTCAGCATCAGCAGTGGCTTCGGCGGAATCAGACCGCTGGCGAGGCCGCCGCGGGCGCCGCCAGAGCCAGCGACCACCATGCGCCGGCTGCCGCGGGTGACGCCGATTTGAG TTCGCAAGACTGGAAGGCCCAATTGAAGCTTCCACCTCCAGATACACGCTACCAGACCGAG GATGTCACTGCAACTAAGGGAAACGAATTTGAAGACTATTTTCTGAAGCGTGAACTTCTTATGGGCATATATGAGAAAGGATTTGAAAAACCGTCTCCTATCCAAGAAGAAAGCATTCCTATTGCATTAACCGGCAGCGACATTCTTGCAAGAGCAAAAAATGGAACCGGGAAGACTGCTGCATTTTGTATACCTGCGCTAGAGAAGATTGATCAAGACAAAAATGCTATTCAAG TTGTTATATTGGTCCCCACGAGGGAATTGGCTTTACAAACATCACAAGTCTGCAAGGAACTTGGGAAACACTTGAAGATTCAAGTCATGGTCACTACTGGAGGAACAAGCCTAAAGGATGATATTGTCCGTCTTTATCAACCTGTGCATTTACTTGTGGGGACGCCTGGTCGTGTTTTGGACCTTACGAAGAAAGGCATTTGCATTCTGAAGGACTGTTCAATGCTTATTATGGATGAG GCAGACAAGCTTCTTTCTCCTGAGTTCCAACCTTCTGTGGAGCAGTTAATTCGATACCTTCCATCGAGTCGACAGATTTTTATGTTCTCTGCAACATTCCCTGTGACTGTCAAGGCTTTCAAGGACAAATATCTGCCTAAACCCTATGTTATTAATCTTATGGACGAACTTACACTGAAGGGAATTACCCAATTCTACGCCTTTGTTGAAGAAAGGCAGAAAGTCCATTGTCTGAACACTCTTTTTTCCAAG CTGCAAATTAATCAATCTATAATATTCTGTAACTCCGTAAATCGTGTTGAACTACTGGCGAAGAAGATCACAGAGCTTGGTTACTCTTGCTTCTACATCCATGCTAAAATGCTGCAGGATCATCGTAATAGAGTATTCCATGATTTCCGTAATGGCGCATGCAGGAACCTTGTGTGTACAG ATCTTTTTACAAGGGGAATAGATATCCAAGCTGTTAATGTTGTTATCAATTTTGATTTCCCCAAGACCGCTGAAACCTATCTCCACAGG GTTGGTAGATCTGGGAGATTTGGCCACCTTGGCCTGGCTGTGAATCTGATCACCTACGAGGATCGTTTTAACTT GTATCGGATTGAGCAGGAGCTTGGAACTGAGATAAAACCCATACCTCCTCAGATAGACCGGACGATATACTGCCAATAG